A genomic segment from Panthera tigris isolate Pti1 chromosome A1, P.tigris_Pti1_mat1.1, whole genome shotgun sequence encodes:
- the LOC102957981 gene encoding olfactory receptor 14A16-like, giving the protein MPEKLTNVTLVTQFLLLGLPDNEVLQRLYATFFLLIYLEALMGNLFIITITTIDQHFQSPMYFFLKNLSLIDICYISVTVPKSIMNSLNNSHSISFVGCALQVFLVVFFAGTEFALLLVMSYDRYAAICCPLHYEAIMSRGTCVQMVTASWFSGCVYGSIHAAGTFSVHFCGPNMVHQFFCDIPALLTLACSGEQSLEYMFIIVSCCFAFVCFILMVASYVYIISTVLRIPSSQGRFKTFSTCMPHLTVVALFLFSGCIAYLGSTSKSPSSLNLFMSVLYSLLPPSLNPVIYSLRNRDMKVALGKFLGEKMIPNI; this is encoded by the coding sequence ATGCCTGAGAAACTAACCAATGTGACCCTAGTAACACAATTTTTGCTCCTGGGACTTCCCGATAATGAGGTGCTTCAGAGACTGTATGCCACATTCTTCTTGTTGATATACCTGGAAGCACTGATGGGCAACTTGTTCATTATCACAATCACTACCATTGACCAGCATTTCCAATCCCCTATgtatttcttcctgaaaaatcTGTCCTTGATTGATATCTGTTATATTTCTGTCACTGTCCCCAAATCCATCATGAACTCTCTGAACAACAGTCATTCCATCTCCTTTGTGGGATGTGCCTTACaggtttttcttgttgttttctttgctggcACAGAGTTTGCCCTCCTTCTAGTGATGTCCTATGATCGTTATGCTGCCATCTGCTGTCCCCTGCACTATGAGGCCATCATGAGTAGAGGTACCTGTGTGCAGATGGTGACAGCATCATGGTTTAGTGGGTGTGTCTATGGATCCATTCATGCTGCAGGTACAttctctgtccatttctgtgGGCCAAACATGGTGCATCAATTTTTCTGTGATATTCCAGCATTGCTTACTCTTGCTTGTTCTGGGGAGCAAAGTCtagaatatatgtttattattgttagttgttgttttgcttttgtatgttttattttaatggttgcttcctatgtttatattatttccaCAGTTCTAAGAATTCCTTCTTCACAAGGCAGGTTTAAAACCTTCTCCACCTGCATGCCCCATCTAACTGTGGTAGCCTTGTTCCTCTTTTCTGGATGTATTGCATATTTAGGTTCAACCTCAAAATCCCCATCATCGCTGAACCTCTTTATGTCTGTGTTATATTCTCTGTTACCTCCCAGCCTGAATCCTGTCATTTACAGCCTGAGAAACAGGGACATGAAAGTGGCACTTGGAAAATTTTTGGGTGAGAAAATgataccaaatatataa
- the LOC102957691 gene encoding olfactory receptor 14K1-like, with product MANHSAVMEFFLMEVSATRELQIIHGFLFLLIYLVTLMGNLLIFVLITLDQYLHTPMYFFLKNLSLFDACLISITVPKCIMSTLCHENTISFSGCILQVLLVIHFAGSELFILTAMSYDRYVAICRPLHYNIIMNRRVCMGMTVTSWLLGSIFGVLYSSGTFSLSFCGSRNLPQFFCDVPSLLKVSCSKTHITIDISEAIGVMYALFCLVSIGYSYICIFNTVLRIPSSQRWSKTFSTCTPHLIVVTTFIVTGTMAYLKPVPDSPHLVDFLVSVFYSVLPPSLNPIIYSLRNKEIKEALRKFLWKVSHCRLYGEKK from the coding sequence ATGGCCAACCACTCAGCAGTGATGGAATTCTTCCTCATGGAAGTCTCTGCCACCAGGGAGCTCCAGATTATACATggctttctgtttttgcttatttacttGGTAACTCTTATGGGAAATCTTCTCATTTTTGTCCTAATCACTCTGGATCAGTATCTTCATactcccatgtacttcttcctgaaGAACTTATCACTTTTTGATGCCTGCCTTATTTCAATTACAGTTCCAAAATGTATTATGAGCACTTTATGCCATGAGAATACCATTTCTTTCTCAGGATGCATATTACAAGTGTTGTTGGTGATTCACTTTGCTGGGTCTGAGCTTTTCATTCTAACAGCCATGtcctatgaccgctatgtggccatctgtcgTCCACTGCACTATAATATCATCATGAACAGGAGAGTCTGTATGGGGATGACAGTCACCTCCTGGCTTCTTGGGAGTATCTTTGGGGTCTTATACTCATCTGGcactttctctttatctttttgtgGCTCTAGAAATCTTCCTCAGTTTTTCTGTGATGTCCCCTCCCTACTGAAGGTTTCTTGCTCAAAGACTCATATCACCATTGATATTAGTGAGGCAATTGGGGTTATGTATGCACTTTTCTGTTTGGTGTCCATTGGATattcatatatttgcattttcaatACAGTGTTGAGAATACCATCATCACAAAGGTGGTCAAAAACCTTTTCCACTTGTACCCCCCATCTCATAGTTGTAACAACATTTATTGTAACAGGTACCATGGCCTATCTAAAGCCAGTCCCTGATTCCCCACATCTTGTGGATTTCTTGGTGTCTGTATTCTATTCTGTATTGCCTCCATCTTTGAACCCCATCATCTACAGCCTAAGGAACAAGGAAATTAAGGAAGCTCTGAGGAAGTTTCTGTGGAAAGTAAGTCATTGTAGActctatggagaaaaaaaatag